A section of the Bacillus sp. HSf4 genome encodes:
- a CDS encoding anti-sigma factor domain-containing protein — protein MRRGIIVEKNKKFVTLLTPDGQFLKAKKSEEDYEIGQEIAFPEETRMVRRRAGFFDLLSLRPLKAGVFSIAAIMLIAFMIIPDALHNKAYAYMTIDINPSFELTLNKNCEVVDLVPLNQDGKDLLDSIENWENSDIKVVISEIVESSNQHGYVKHSKEVLIATVYENNDDDTYKATVKSEIADVTKKYEKQSYKMQAVESDLDTRAKAQKEGISTGRYIRKHENELDDETTDDQQEDKQDHQDENREENEKEKAVKEEDQSDDHKDTETEEGQNGDQSSNQDQTESDQDTKQEEETNTPNHQNPQENNENDKNSQQTEDGTKSDSQTENGEKMPYQKEKKPSEHIDQEYPPSGPGE, from the coding sequence ATGAGAAGAGGGATTATCGTTGAAAAAAATAAAAAATTCGTCACATTGCTTACCCCTGACGGACAATTTTTAAAAGCGAAAAAATCAGAGGAAGATTATGAAATCGGTCAGGAGATCGCCTTTCCCGAGGAGACGAGAATGGTGAGAAGGCGCGCTGGCTTTTTTGATCTGCTCTCGCTTCGTCCGCTGAAAGCAGGCGTGTTTTCAATTGCCGCGATCATGCTGATCGCGTTTATGATCATCCCTGATGCTTTGCACAACAAGGCATATGCCTATATGACGATAGACATCAATCCCAGCTTCGAGCTGACGCTCAACAAAAACTGTGAAGTTGTTGATTTGGTCCCGTTGAATCAGGATGGAAAAGACTTGTTAGACAGTATAGAAAATTGGGAAAATTCAGATATTAAAGTCGTTATCAGCGAAATCGTTGAAAGCAGCAATCAGCACGGCTATGTCAAACATTCTAAAGAAGTATTGATTGCAACCGTTTATGAAAATAATGACGATGATACATATAAAGCGACGGTCAAAAGCGAGATTGCAGATGTAACAAAAAAGTACGAGAAACAGAGCTACAAGATGCAAGCGGTCGAATCAGACTTGGATACGCGCGCCAAAGCGCAAAAAGAAGGGATATCAACAGGACGCTATATCCGCAAGCATGAAAATGAATTGGATGATGAAACAACCGATGATCAACAGGAAGACAAACAAGATCATCAAGATGAAAACAGAGAGGAAAATGAAAAAGAAAAAGCTGTAAAAGAAGAAGATCAGTCTGACGATCATAAAGATACCGAAACCGAAGAAGGCCAAAACGGCGATCAATCTTCAAATCAAGATCAGACGGAATCTGATCAGGACACCAAGCAAGAAGAGGAGACAAATACCCCAAACCATCAAAACCCTCAAGAAAATAATGAAAATGACAAAAACAGCCAGCAGACAGAGGACGGGACAAAAAGCGATTCTCAGACTGAAAACGGAGAGAAAATGCCTTATCAAAAGGAAAAAAAACCGTCTGAACATATAGATCAAGAATATCCGCCGAGCGGTCCCGGCGAATAA
- a CDS encoding DedA family protein: MAEAFKSLSYFGIFLALCIEFVPAEIVLPLAGYWVYQGDMSLFGVVAAGSLGGVVGPLTLYWLGRYGGRPFLERYGKYFLIKPEALEKSDRFFEKHGGFVAFSGRFIPGIRTLISIPCGMAKMNVWVFSFYTFIAITPITFVYVYLGFSLGDNWSAVGGILDKYLLPIGIGIVVLFVLYLVVKNRRSKMKTESVSAFLNKNKD, translated from the coding sequence ATGGCAGAGGCGTTTAAAAGCCTCTCGTATTTCGGCATTTTTCTGGCGCTTTGTATTGAGTTCGTGCCTGCCGAAATCGTTCTTCCGCTTGCGGGCTACTGGGTGTATCAAGGTGATATGTCACTTTTCGGAGTCGTCGCTGCGGGTTCTTTGGGCGGTGTTGTCGGTCCGCTGACACTTTATTGGTTGGGCCGATACGGAGGAAGGCCGTTTTTGGAGCGGTACGGCAAATATTTTTTGATCAAGCCTGAAGCGCTTGAAAAATCGGATCGCTTTTTTGAAAAGCATGGCGGTTTTGTTGCGTTCAGCGGCCGCTTTATTCCGGGAATCAGAACGCTGATTTCGATTCCTTGCGGGATGGCAAAGATGAATGTCTGGGTCTTTTCCTTTTATACCTTTATTGCCATAACACCGATTACGTTTGTTTACGTCTACTTAGGCTTTTCTCTCGGGGATAATTGGAGTGCTGTCGGCGGCATACTGGACAAGTACCTTCTTCCGATCGGGATTGGAATTGTCGTCTTGTTTGTTCTTTATCTTGTCGTGAAAAACAGACGAAGCAAGATGAAAACGGAAAGCGTTTCGGCTTTTTTAAACAAAAATAAGGATTGA
- a CDS encoding alpha/beta-type small acid-soluble spore protein: MVRTNKLVVPGAEQVLDQFKNEIAQEFGVQLGSDSAARSNGSVGGEMTKRLVQQAQSQLNGQTDNK; encoded by the coding sequence ATGGTAAGAACCAACAAACTGGTTGTTCCCGGGGCAGAGCAGGTCTTAGACCAATTCAAAAATGAAATTGCTCAAGAATTTGGCGTCCAGCTCGGATCGGATTCAGCCGCTCGCTCGAATGGATCTGTAGGCGGGGAAATGACAAAACGTCTCGTACAGCAGGCACAATCTCAGCTAAATGGACAAACTGACAACAAATAA
- the sigI gene encoding RNA polymerase sigma factor SigI: MKPVLSLLFKTGKKKPTLEESVISIQKGNQQLQNELIEQYKPFVAKTVSSVCKRYIDEKDDEFSIGLIAFNEAIEKYSSEKGNSLLAFAELIIKRKVIDYIRKEARNAQNINMELQEGEEQESSQSMIEAELSIHAFNRLLEQEQRREEILHFKERLKSFGLSFSDLLEHSPKHTDARQNAIKVAYTLVEHEELKEMLFQKKQLPVKQLEKLVAVSRKTVERNRKYIIAMVIIITGDYVYLKDYLKGVLNS, translated from the coding sequence GTGAAACCAGTGCTTAGCCTTTTGTTTAAGACAGGAAAAAAGAAACCCACATTAGAAGAGTCTGTAATCAGCATACAAAAAGGAAATCAGCAGTTGCAAAACGAGCTTATTGAACAATATAAGCCTTTTGTGGCTAAAACGGTTTCATCTGTGTGCAAACGATATATTGATGAAAAAGATGACGAATTCAGCATCGGCTTGATTGCTTTTAATGAAGCCATTGAAAAATATTCTTCCGAAAAAGGAAATTCTCTGCTTGCATTTGCAGAGCTGATTATTAAGCGCAAAGTCATTGACTATATAAGAAAAGAAGCAAGAAATGCACAAAACATCAACATGGAATTACAAGAAGGAGAAGAACAGGAATCCTCGCAAAGCATGATTGAAGCTGAGCTCTCCATTCATGCATTCAACCGCCTCCTTGAACAGGAGCAAAGGCGGGAGGAAATCCTTCATTTTAAAGAAAGATTAAAAAGCTTCGGCCTGTCTTTTTCCGACTTGCTGGAGCATTCTCCTAAACATACTGACGCCAGGCAAAACGCCATCAAAGTGGCTTATACGCTCGTCGAGCACGAAGAATTGAAGGAGATGCTGTTTCAAAAGAAGCAGCTTCCTGTGAAACAGCTTGAAAAGCTCGTGGCTGTAAGCAGAAAAACAGTAGAAAGAAACCGCAAGTATATCATCGCCATGGTCATCATCATCACGGGCGATTACGTTTACCTTAAGGATTATCTAAAAGGGGTGCTCAACTCATGA
- the htpX gene encoding protease HtpX — translation MAKRILLFLLSNILVITTIGIVLSIIGSLTGVGTYFTAGGGIDIVALLVFSAVVGFVGSFMSLLMSKWMAKMAMGVQVLNPEKQTLSYEEQQLVDRVHKLARAAGLTKMPEVGIYNSREVNAFATGPSKNRSLVAVSTGLLQEMDDAAVEGVLAHEVAHIANGDMVTMTLLQGIVNTFVVFFARIAAWAVSRFVREELAPIVHFIAVIIFQIVFSILGSLVVFAYSRHREYHADRGGADLAGKDKMIHALRSLEQYTSRIKEEQASVATLKINGKKHTSLFSTHPDLHERIRRLEAK, via the coding sequence ATGGCAAAAAGAATCCTTCTTTTTCTTTTATCGAACATTCTGGTCATTACGACGATCGGAATCGTCTTGTCCATTATCGGGTCATTAACAGGTGTCGGAACGTATTTCACCGCCGGCGGCGGCATTGATATTGTCGCGCTTCTCGTATTTAGTGCGGTTGTCGGTTTTGTCGGTTCCTTTATGTCGCTTCTAATGTCCAAGTGGATGGCGAAAATGGCGATGGGCGTTCAGGTGCTCAATCCTGAGAAACAAACGCTCTCGTATGAAGAGCAGCAATTGGTGGACCGTGTTCACAAACTGGCTCGCGCCGCTGGATTGACCAAAATGCCTGAAGTCGGGATTTACAATTCCCGTGAAGTGAATGCATTTGCGACAGGGCCGTCTAAAAACCGCTCGCTTGTCGCCGTATCAACCGGCTTACTTCAGGAAATGGACGATGCTGCTGTTGAAGGCGTGCTTGCCCATGAAGTCGCGCATATCGCAAACGGCGATATGGTGACGATGACCCTGCTGCAAGGAATCGTCAACACGTTTGTCGTCTTCTTTGCGCGGATCGCCGCTTGGGCGGTTTCTCGGTTCGTCCGCGAAGAGCTTGCACCGATCGTTCACTTTATCGCAGTCATCATTTTCCAAATTGTCTTCTCGATTCTCGGCAGCCTTGTCGTTTTCGCATATTCGCGGCACCGCGAATATCATGCAGACAGAGGCGGAGCAGACCTTGCCGGAAAGGACAAGATGATCCATGCCCTGCGTTCCCTTGAGCAGTATACATCGAGAATCAAAGAAGAACAGGCTTCTGTCGCTACATTAAAAATCAACGGGAAAAAGCATACATCACTGTTTTCCACACACCCTGATTTACATGAAAGAATTCGTCGTTTGGAAGCCAAATAA
- a CDS encoding DUF1836 domain-containing protein: MKPFRLTRLEMAKLMHALKGQLDVSPLTILLKSADMAMKEAESELDIPEFITRYERKKQKTEHGLSTNEIVELGNLCELTSLKSTAIQNWIKRDIKDLMGHPELGKKYSIDQAVILLIVRDLKSVYDFETIRPILKTVFNTITDRSDDVVSPLRFYEGYGRVLEQVNRIKDYTLKESALETTVMQQTEHLRNFYQDLPDAEWKKAKDITAVTVLSVLASHIQATAQIMIDNVFSKYDMK, from the coding sequence ATGAAACCTTTTAGATTGACTCGACTGGAAATGGCCAAACTGATGCATGCATTAAAAGGACAGCTCGATGTCAGCCCGCTGACCATTTTATTGAAATCAGCCGATATGGCGATGAAAGAAGCCGAAAGCGAGCTCGACATCCCCGAGTTCATCACCCGCTATGAACGGAAAAAGCAAAAAACAGAGCATGGGCTTTCCACAAATGAAATCGTGGAGCTCGGCAACTTGTGTGAGCTGACTTCTTTAAAATCGACAGCCATCCAAAACTGGATCAAACGGGACATCAAAGATTTGATGGGTCATCCTGAGCTCGGGAAAAAGTATTCGATCGACCAAGCCGTTATCCTTCTTATTGTACGAGACTTAAAATCAGTTTATGACTTTGAAACGATTCGTCCAATTTTAAAAACGGTGTTCAATACGATAACGGATCGTTCCGACGATGTTGTCAGCCCCCTTCGCTTTTATGAAGGCTATGGGCGGGTGCTTGAACAGGTCAACCGGATCAAAGATTATACGCTGAAAGAATCGGCTCTGGAAACGACCGTCATGCAGCAGACAGAGCATCTCCGGAACTTTTATCAAGACCTTCCCGACGCCGAGTGGAAAAAAGCCAAAGACATCACAGCGGTCACCGTGCTTTCCGTTCTTGCCTCTCATATTCAGGCAACGGCGCAAATCATGATCGATAACGTTTTCAGCAAATATGACATGAAATGA
- a CDS encoding acyltransferase family protein yields the protein MTNSRDSYFDNAKFLLIFLVVFGHIIRSYINDNDVFLHIYKFIYTFHMPAFILISGYFAKGFNRPGYVKKIAWKLIVPYLIFQGIYTVFYSFIDDQSLSAANPFEPQWSLWFLLSLFFWNLLLFPFTKIPAKWAFAASFLISVLVGYVDIVSNTLSLSRTFVFFPVFLAGYYLQKDHFKMLTGWRGKQAALIVLTATFVFYFFADFDYSWLFGSKPYSEFGAVGMKSGLNRVALLVLTFASTFAFLALVPERRYFFTLWGTRTFYVYLLHGFIIKTFRNTGAEEWLADYQSLTVLIIATAILTFCLSSGFVKTLAQPVIELRMTNLMRWLKKDGGYKAYIK from the coding sequence ATGACGAATTCACGTGACAGTTATTTTGATAATGCAAAATTCCTTTTGATTTTCCTTGTCGTATTCGGACATATAATCCGCTCTTATATCAATGATAATGATGTGTTTCTTCATATATATAAATTTATTTACACGTTTCATATGCCGGCTTTTATCCTCATATCCGGCTACTTTGCAAAAGGGTTCAATCGGCCCGGATATGTCAAAAAAATCGCTTGGAAATTGATTGTCCCTTATTTGATTTTTCAAGGCATTTATACGGTTTTCTATTCTTTTATCGATGATCAAAGCCTGTCTGCCGCAAATCCGTTTGAACCGCAGTGGTCGCTTTGGTTTTTATTGAGCTTGTTTTTTTGGAACCTTCTGCTGTTTCCTTTCACAAAAATTCCGGCAAAATGGGCGTTTGCCGCAAGCTTTCTGATCTCCGTTCTTGTCGGATATGTCGATATTGTCAGCAACACGCTCAGCCTGTCGCGGACATTTGTCTTCTTCCCGGTCTTTTTGGCGGGCTATTATTTACAAAAAGACCATTTTAAAATGCTGACAGGCTGGAGAGGCAAACAAGCTGCTCTCATCGTGTTGACGGCAACGTTTGTTTTCTATTTTTTCGCTGATTTTGATTATTCATGGCTGTTCGGCTCCAAACCGTATTCAGAATTCGGCGCTGTCGGGATGAAGAGCGGACTGAACCGCGTGGCGCTGCTTGTATTAACATTTGCCTCGACATTTGCCTTTCTGGCGCTTGTCCCTGAAAGGCGGTACTTCTTCACCCTTTGGGGAACGCGGACATTTTACGTTTACCTGCTGCACGGCTTCATCATCAAAACATTCAGAAATACCGGTGCAGAAGAATGGCTGGCCGACTATCAGAGCCTGACCGTTTTGATAATCGCAACCGCCATCTTGACCTTCTGCTTATCGAGCGGCTTTGTGAAAACGCTGGCTCAGCCGGTCATCGAATTGAGAATGACGAATTTAATGCGCTGGCTTAAAAAAGACGGCGGATATAAAGCTTATATCAAATAA
- a CDS encoding penicillin-binding transpeptidase domain-containing protein, translating to MKKRIVHLFIAAGFLLLAGACSNEPTAKESMDQYVNKWNKQNFEQMYDQLSTKAQKSISKDEFIKRNQSIYEQIGVSDLKVSTVDEDEKDEDKKDSETIPYKVSMNTLAGPVSFEGKAKLVKEEKDGKTSWKINWNPSFIFSQLKEGETVRITAKAPVRGSIYDRNGKALATNTTVPEIGVVPGQLGEDKEAVLKKLAKMLDMEMKDIEKQLSASWVKDDSFVPLKKVKPDNTDLLKKATSLPGVLKQDTQSRYYPYGEKAAHLTGYIRPITEEELKQDKENYSEHSMIGIVGLEHVYEKQLRGEIGWTISIPESGATVASKDSKDGTDIHTTIDIKKQEELYSQLKDDSGAAVALNPQTGETLALVSAPSYDPNGFLFGWKKGEWEKLNKDKEAPFTSKYNKTYAPGSTIKPITASIGLKNGAIKTDEAKKIVGKEWQKDSSWGGYKVTRVSDQLSEVNLENALITSDNIYFAQTALDTGSDKFTEGLKSFGFEEKLDYEFPTKASSISNEGIDSEILLADSGYGQGQMLMSPIHLAASYTPFLNNGDLIKPYLIKKDGDEKEIWHKNVVPADGAETITKGLRGVVEDPRGSAYKPVVKGLSIAGKTGTAELKTKKDEKGKENGWFTAYDYKNKDLLITMMIQDVSDRGGSSYVVNKVKNVFKK from the coding sequence ATGAAAAAGCGAATCGTCCATTTGTTTATCGCCGCCGGATTTCTATTGCTCGCCGGAGCTTGTTCAAACGAACCGACGGCAAAAGAAAGCATGGATCAATATGTAAACAAATGGAACAAGCAAAATTTTGAACAGATGTATGATCAGCTGTCGACTAAAGCACAAAAATCAATTTCCAAAGATGAGTTCATCAAACGGAATCAGTCGATTTACGAACAGATCGGAGTTTCTGATTTGAAGGTTTCAACAGTTGATGAAGATGAAAAAGATGAAGACAAAAAAGATTCGGAAACGATTCCCTATAAAGTCAGTATGAATACTTTGGCCGGACCAGTTTCTTTTGAAGGAAAAGCAAAGCTTGTAAAGGAAGAAAAAGACGGCAAAACATCATGGAAGATCAACTGGAACCCGTCGTTTATTTTTTCTCAGCTGAAAGAAGGAGAAACCGTCCGGATTACCGCAAAAGCACCGGTGCGGGGCAGCATTTACGACCGAAATGGAAAAGCGCTCGCCACAAACACGACAGTGCCTGAAATCGGCGTCGTTCCCGGACAGCTTGGAGAAGATAAAGAAGCGGTCTTGAAAAAGCTTGCAAAAATGCTTGATATGGAAATGAAAGACATTGAAAAACAGCTTTCTGCAAGCTGGGTGAAAGATGATTCATTTGTCCCTCTCAAAAAAGTAAAGCCAGACAATACCGACCTGCTGAAAAAAGCGACCTCTTTACCGGGTGTATTGAAGCAGGACACTCAATCCAGGTATTATCCTTATGGGGAAAAAGCCGCTCATCTAACAGGGTACATAAGGCCGATTACCGAAGAGGAATTAAAGCAGGATAAAGAAAACTACAGTGAACATTCGATGATTGGAATCGTCGGTCTCGAACATGTCTATGAAAAGCAGCTGAGAGGGGAAATCGGCTGGACGATTTCGATACCTGAATCAGGTGCAACGGTCGCTTCAAAGGATTCCAAGGATGGAACGGATATCCATACAACGATTGATATCAAAAAGCAGGAAGAGCTGTACAGCCAATTAAAGGACGATTCCGGTGCAGCGGTGGCGCTGAATCCGCAGACCGGGGAAACATTGGCGCTTGTCAGCGCGCCTTCCTATGACCCGAATGGATTTTTGTTCGGCTGGAAAAAGGGAGAATGGGAAAAGCTGAACAAAGACAAAGAGGCGCCATTCACTTCCAAATATAATAAGACGTATGCACCAGGGTCAACCATCAAACCGATAACCGCATCCATCGGCCTGAAAAACGGAGCGATTAAAACGGATGAGGCGAAAAAAATCGTCGGGAAAGAATGGCAGAAAGATTCGTCATGGGGCGGCTATAAAGTGACAAGGGTGTCCGATCAATTGAGCGAAGTCAACCTGGAAAACGCGCTGATCACTTCAGACAACATCTACTTCGCGCAGACCGCTCTTGATACCGGAAGCGACAAATTTACCGAAGGATTGAAATCATTCGGCTTTGAAGAAAAGCTTGATTATGAGTTCCCGACAAAAGCTTCCTCGATATCAAACGAAGGAATCGATTCCGAGATCCTTCTGGCCGATTCCGGCTATGGCCAGGGACAGATGCTCATGTCTCCGATACACCTCGCCGCAAGCTATACGCCGTTTTTAAATAACGGGGATTTGATCAAGCCTTACCTCATCAAAAAGGATGGAGATGAGAAGGAAATCTGGCACAAAAACGTTGTCCCGGCAGACGGAGCAGAGACGATTACAAAAGGTCTCAGAGGCGTTGTTGAAGATCCGCGCGGCTCAGCATATAAACCGGTTGTAAAAGGTCTTTCAATCGCAGGGAAAACCGGAACTGCGGAGCTGAAAACGAAAAAAGACGAAAAAGGCAAAGAAAACGGCTGGTTTACAGCCTATGACTATAAAAATAAAGACCTGTTAATTACGATGATGATCCAGGATGTTTCAGACCGCGGGGGCAGTTCATACGTCGTCAATAAAGTCAAAAATGTCTTCAAAAAATAA
- a CDS encoding diguanylate cyclase — MTEVIGEYNGWLIILSYITAVLAAYTALDLSERVVHTKGWKNKGWLFAGSLTMGLGIWSMHFLGMMSFQTSEEMTYDLVFVLLSIIAAFGGSLISFYVVNGRNLSNLRLFAGSIAMGCAIASMHFVGMEAMENMAIVYDPVLYGASFAIAISASYVALKLSFTLSKKTRSFRLLAVKIGSALLMGAAISGMHYTGMAAATLYKSAGRHAGHPGLDTVELGIAIVLITLMLQGLMIFGAFTDKRLLIESEKVKDNEERFQSLIEHNIDPIYVFSLDGDMLSANSSGHRLLKKMGIESNDFSTVFHLKEHKKLLDWFLQVQNEKQAINRDIQITAADQSFDLNLTLIPVYVRQKLDSIYVISKDMTKQREAEREIHRMAHYDALTDLPNRRYAVQHLTKVLHQQTSGTAVLFLDLNRFKGFNDELGHNIGDLLLAEAAKRLAECVPAEGFIARLGGDEFIIITPVQEAEQLSRQLIRRFEAPFYIQKHSLKTSVSIGIAISPTDGTDGEELMRKADIAMYAAKDENRSRYQHFSPSLNKESGPPFKMET, encoded by the coding sequence GTGACAGAAGTTATCGGTGAATATAATGGATGGCTGATTATTTTATCTTATATCACTGCTGTTTTGGCAGCTTACACGGCTCTTGACCTTTCAGAACGGGTCGTGCACACAAAAGGATGGAAAAACAAAGGCTGGCTGTTTGCCGGCTCTTTGACGATGGGGCTCGGCATATGGTCTATGCATTTTCTCGGCATGATGTCATTTCAAACATCGGAAGAAATGACATACGATCTCGTTTTTGTCTTGCTATCGATCATTGCCGCCTTTGGCGGATCACTCATTTCATTTTATGTCGTAAACGGACGCAATCTTTCCAACCTGAGGCTATTCGCCGGTTCGATTGCAATGGGCTGCGCCATCGCCTCCATGCACTTTGTCGGGATGGAAGCGATGGAAAACATGGCGATCGTTTACGACCCCGTTCTTTACGGGGCATCTTTCGCGATTGCCATTTCAGCATCCTATGTTGCCTTGAAGCTTTCATTTACACTTTCGAAAAAAACACGCTCTTTCCGGCTGTTGGCCGTGAAAATCGGAAGCGCGCTGTTAATGGGAGCCGCCATTTCAGGAATGCATTATACAGGAATGGCGGCAGCGACATTGTATAAAAGCGCCGGCCGGCATGCCGGCCACCCCGGACTGGACACGGTCGAGCTCGGCATTGCAATCGTGCTGATTACCCTTATGCTGCAAGGCCTCATGATCTTCGGAGCATTTACAGACAAACGACTGCTGATCGAGAGCGAAAAAGTAAAAGACAACGAAGAGCGGTTTCAGTCTCTTATCGAGCACAATATTGATCCGATCTATGTGTTCTCCCTTGACGGGGACATGCTTTCCGCAAACTCTTCAGGTCATCGTCTGCTGAAAAAAATGGGGATTGAGTCAAATGATTTTTCAACCGTTTTTCATCTGAAGGAACACAAAAAACTTCTCGACTGGTTCCTTCAAGTTCAAAACGAAAAACAAGCGATCAACCGCGATATCCAAATCACGGCAGCAGACCAATCGTTCGATTTGAACCTGACGTTGATACCCGTTTATGTCAGACAGAAGCTTGACAGCATATATGTGATCTCCAAAGATATGACAAAGCAGCGTGAAGCCGAACGGGAAATTCATAGAATGGCACATTATGACGCGTTGACGGATTTGCCGAACAGAAGATATGCAGTCCAGCATTTGACCAAAGTCCTTCATCAACAGACGTCAGGCACGGCCGTGCTGTTTTTGGACCTGAACCGTTTCAAAGGTTTTAACGATGAACTCGGACATAACATCGGGGATCTGCTGTTGGCGGAAGCAGCCAAACGGCTGGCGGAATGTGTGCCTGCCGAAGGGTTTATTGCCCGTTTAGGCGGTGATGAATTTATCATCATCACCCCGGTCCAAGAGGCTGAACAACTGTCCCGGCAGTTAATCAGACGGTTTGAAGCCCCGTTTTACATTCAAAAACACAGCTTGAAAACATCCGTGAGCATCGGCATCGCGATTTCGCCGACGGATGGAACAGACGGCGAAGAGCTGATGAGAAAAGCCGACATCGCGATGTATGCCGCCAAAGATGAAAATCGAAGCAGATACCAGCACTTTTCCCCTTCGCTCAACAAAGAGAGCGGGCCGCCGTTCAAGATGGAAACCTAA
- a CDS encoding TrkH family potassium uptake protein — protein sequence MKVLLRKLLRVLSPVQLIALYYFLAVTVSVILLSLPVAHQKDVEWSFIDALFTAVSAVSVTGLTVVDTADTFSTAGIWILAFVLQFGGIGIMTLGTFVWLIFGKRIGLKERRLIMTDQNQTNLSGLVKMMKHVLGLILIIECFGGLILGTYFLKYFDSAGEAYIQGFFTSVSATTNAGFDITGNSLIPFQHDYFVQFIVIMLLILGAIGFPVLIEVKDFLLSKERTFSFSLFTKLTSVTFFLLVVGGTIAIFVMEARFAFAGKSWHEMLFYSLFQSTTTRSGGLATIDISQFQDTTILFMCLLMFIGASPSSVGGGIRTTTFALNLLALFHFARGNKSVKIFKRELHQFDLMKSLIVTLMAVILVFCSTLILSATENHTYLELLFEVCSAFGTTGLSLGITPDLSTIGKSVIIILMFIGRIGIVTLLYLIGRKEIEANYHYPKERIIIG from the coding sequence ATGAAGGTTTTACTAAGGAAACTTTTGCGCGTGCTGTCGCCAGTACAGCTGATTGCGCTCTATTATTTTTTGGCGGTTACAGTATCGGTTATTTTGCTGAGTCTTCCCGTTGCACACCAAAAGGATGTGGAATGGTCTTTTATCGACGCGCTTTTCACCGCGGTCAGCGCTGTGAGTGTGACAGGCTTGACGGTGGTCGATACCGCTGATACATTCAGCACGGCGGGGATATGGATTTTGGCGTTCGTTTTGCAGTTTGGCGGTATCGGGATTATGACGCTGGGGACTTTTGTCTGGCTGATATTTGGAAAGCGGATCGGCTTAAAAGAGCGGCGCCTGATCATGACCGATCAAAACCAGACGAATTTATCGGGGCTTGTCAAGATGATGAAGCATGTACTCGGGTTGATCCTGATCATCGAATGTTTTGGCGGACTGATACTCGGCACTTATTTTCTCAAGTATTTTGACTCTGCCGGTGAAGCCTATATACAAGGATTTTTTACCAGTGTCAGCGCGACAACCAACGCTGGATTTGATATTACAGGCAATTCGCTGATCCCGTTTCAGCACGACTATTTTGTCCAGTTTATCGTTATCATGCTGCTGATCCTGGGTGCGATCGGATTTCCCGTCCTGATCGAAGTGAAGGATTTTCTGTTGAGCAAAGAACGGACATTTTCCTTCAGCCTGTTTACAAAATTGACCTCGGTGACATTTTTTCTTTTGGTTGTTGGAGGAACGATTGCCATATTTGTAATGGAAGCGCGCTTTGCATTTGCAGGAAAATCGTGGCATGAAATGTTATTTTACTCGCTGTTTCAATCGACGACGACACGAAGCGGCGGTCTCGCTACAATAGACATCAGCCAGTTTCAGGATACGACGATATTGTTTATGTGCCTGCTCATGTTTATCGGCGCTTCGCCAAGCTCAGTCGGCGGAGGCATCCGCACGACAACCTTTGCTTTAAATTTGCTGGCGTTGTTCCATTTTGCCAGGGGGAATAAGTCGGTAAAGATTTTTAAGAGGGAATTGCATCAGTTTGATTTAATGAAATCATTGATTGTGACGCTGATGGCAGTCATCCTCGTTTTCTGTTCCACACTCATTCTGTCGGCGACGGAGAATCATACGTATCTTGAACTCTTGTTTGAAGTATGTTCAGCATTCGGAACAACCGGATTATCGCTTGGCATTACACCTGATTTGAGCACTATCGGCAAAAGCGTCATCATCATTTTGATGTTTATCGGACGCATCGGCATTGTGACGCTTCTTTATTTAATCGGAAGAAAAGAAATTGAAGCGAATTACCATTATCCGAAAGAAAGAATTATCATCGGATAG